ACGCGACACCGGCATCGAACACATTGCTTCCCAGCCATTATCCCGCATCGCAGGACCCGATGACCAACATCAGTCGGCATCGCTTGGGCAACGCGCGCGAGCAAAACCACCCAATTCGGGGATGTGGCTGCGATACTGCACCACCGCACGGACATCCGCCGACCGGCTCCGCTCCGGTTTTCTTTGATGCAGGTCACATGTCCGCTCCGGCCCTTGGGCGGCGATCTCCGCCATGCTGTCCTTCAGACAGGGACGTACCGAGCGGTACGTCATCCGCGACACCGGAGGGGATCGCCATGGCCGACACCGTGCTCTACGAGGTGAGCGACGGACTCGCGACGATCACGCTGAACCGCCCCGAGGCGATGAACGCGCTGAACATCGCGACCAAGGTCGCCCTCCGGGAGGCGGCGGAATCCGCGGCGGGGGACACCGCTGTACGGGCGATCCTGCTGACCGCCGCCGGGGACCGGGCGTTCTGCGTCGGCCAGGACCTCAAGGAGCACATCGGGCTGCTCGCGGCCGACCGGGAGACCGGGGCGGGACAGACGATGAACACGGTCAAGGAGCACTACAACCCGATCGTGAAGGCTCTCGCCGGGGCGTCCAAGCCGGTGGTCGCCGCGGTGAACGGGGTCGCGGCCGGGGCCGGCTTCGGCTTCGCGCTCGCCGCGGACTACCGGCTGGTCGCCGACACCGCCGCCTTCAACACGTCGTTCGCGGGCGTGGCCCTGACCGCCGACTCCGGGATCTCCTGGACCCTGCCCCGGGTGATCGGTCCGGGCCGCGCCGCCGATCTGCTGCTCTTCCCGCGCAGCATCAGCGCCCAGGACGCGCTGGAACTGGGCATCGCCAACCGGGTCGTACCCGCCGCCGAGCTGCGCGCCGAGGCCGAGAAGACGGCGCGGGCGCTGGCCGAGGGGCCGACGGTGGCGTACGCGGCGATCAAGGAAGCGGTGGCCTACGGCCTCACGCACTCCCTCGCCGAGACCCTGGAGAAGGAGGACGAACTGCAGACCCGGGCCGGCCGGTCCGAGGACCACGCCATCGCCGTGCAGGCGTTCGTGAACAAGGAGAAGCCGAAGTACCTGGGCCGGTGAGGGCGGGGATCCGGGGCGCCGAAGGAGCCGGGCACTCGGGTGGTCCGTGAGGGCGGAAAGCGGCAGCGCAGTGGCGGATCCGCAGCCCGGCCCGCCCAGGCGCGGGCGGCGCCCCTAGCGTGCGCTGAGCAGGGCCTCCGCGCCCACGGGGCGGAAGCCGGCCGCCTGGAAGGCGCGCACGCTGCGGGCGTTGCCGGCGGCCTGCTGGGACCAGAGCCATTCGCCCGGAGGTATCAGGTGCCGGGCGGCCGTGGCCAGGGCGCGGCCCAGGCCCCGGTGCCGGGCGGGCTCGTCGACGTCGATCGCCGTCTCCCAGCGGCCCGCCACGCCCCGGCCGAGGACGACCACGCCGCCGTCCGTCGCCCAGACGCGGACGTCGTCCCGGCGGCCCCGCGCGCTGTGCACGCGCGGATGGTCCGGGTCGGCGAGTTCGCGCAGGTCCAGCGGGGGGTCGCCGGGCAGGGAGCTCGCCACGGTGAGCAGGTCTATGGTGTCGGTCGACCGGCCCGTGCGGGCCAGGAACGCGGCCAGGAAGCGGGGGTTCATCGCGGCCGCCAGTTCGTCGCAGTCGAGGGACGCGAGCGTGCTGCGCACCCAGTGCGGGTCCTCGTCGGTGAACACCACGGAGTGCGCGGTGAACGCGATCACTCCGGCATCGCGGTGGCTGGGCTGCGGCACCACCGTCGTACCGCCATCGGGCGGCGGGAAGTGGCCGTGGGCCGCCGCGTCCAGGATGTCGGCCAGGGTCCGCGACATGTGTCAGGCACCCCCGCTTCTGGCGACGCAGGCCTCCAGATGGTCGTTGACCAGGCCGCACGCCTGCATCAAGGCGTACGCGGTCGTCGGGCCGACGAATCTGAGGCCCCGTTTCTTCAGCGCCTTGGACAAGGCCGTGGACTCCGGCGTCACGGCCGGAACGTCGGCGAGGGTCTTCGGGGCCGGGCGGCCGGCCGGGTCGGGGGCGTGGGACCAGATCAGCTCGTCCAGCTCGCCCTCGGCCCAGTCGGCCAGCACGCGCGCGTTGGCGAGCGTGGCGTCGATCTTGGCGCGGTTGCGGATGATGCCGGGATCCGCCAGCAGGCGCTCGCGGTCCTCGTCGGTGAACACGGCGATCTTCTCGATGCGGAAGCCGGCGAAGGCCGCGCGGAAACCCTCGCGGCGGCGCAGGATCGTGATCCAGGACAGGCCCGACTGGAAGGCCTCCAGGCTGATCCGCTCGAAAAGGGCGTCGTCGCCGTGGACCGGGCGGCCCCACTCCTCGTCGTGGTACGACACGTAGTCCTCGGTGGACAGGGCCCACGGGCAGCGCAGGGCGCCGTCGGGTCCCGCGAGGGCGGCTCCGTCACTCACTTCTGGTCCTCCGGGTGGTCGGGCTTGCCCATGTGGACGTGTGCCGCCGCGGCTCTGGCGCCGGCCAGCGCGGACTCCAGGTCGGCGATACGGGCGTCCCGCTCGGCGAGTTCGGCGGCGAGCCGGCCGAGCGCGTCGTCGACGTCCGCCATGCGGTAGCCGCGCGGGGCCACCGGGAAGCGCAGGCTCTCCACGTCCGCGCGGTCCACCGGGCGGTCCGGGGGCAGCGGGTCCTGCAACCGCTCCGGTGCCACCTCGGGCAGCGGGCCGCTCCCGCCGCCGCCCACCACGGCGAGTGTCACCGCGGCGACCACGACGGCCAGCGCGACGACCAGGAACAAGAACATCACCATCGCCAGGGGTCCCCACGCTCCGTGCCGGACGTTGTGCCGGACGCTGAATCTGTCTGCGTCCGATCGTGCCATGCGAGTCCGACAGTTAGGGTCACAGGCGGCCGTACAGCAGGACGTACTAGGAGAGGGCACAGCGGATGCTCAGGCTGGGCAGGCGGGAATTCGGGCCTCACGAGCCGGTGATCATGGCGATCGTGAACCGGACGCCGGACTCCTTCTACGACCAAGGGGCCACCTTCCGCGACGAGCCGGCCCTCACACGTGTGGAGCAGGCGGTGGCCGAGGGCGCCGCGATCATCGACATCGGCGGGGTGAAGGCCGGGCCGGGCGAGGAGGTCACGGCCGAGGAGGAGGCACGGCGGACGGTCGGCTTCGTGGCGGAGGTACGGCGCCGCTTCCCGAACGTGATCATCAGCGTGGACACCTGGCGGGCCGAGGTCGGCGAGGCGGTGTGCGAGGCGGGGGCGGATCTGCTGAACGACGCGTGGGGTGGCGTGGATCCGGGGCTCGCGGAGGTCGCCGCGCGGTACGGGGTGGGGCTGGTGTGCACGCACGCGGGTGGCGTCCAGCCGCGTACGCGCCCGCACCGGGTGACGTACGACGACGTCGTGGCCGACATCCTCGAGGTGACCCTGGGTCTGGCCGAGCGGGCGGTGTCGCTCGGGGTGCCGCGGGAGTCGGTGCTGATCGATCCCGGGCACGACTTCGGGAAGAACACGCGGCACAGTCTCGAGGCGACGCGGCGGCTGGACGAGATGGTGGCCACGGGGTGGCCGGTGCTGGTGTCCTTGTCCAACAAGGACTTCGTGGGGGAGACGTTGGACCGGCCGGTGAAGGAACGGCTGATCGGTACGTTGGCGACGACCGCGGTGTCGGCGTGGCTCGGGGCGCGGGTGTACCGGGTGCACGAGGTGGCCGAGACCCGTCAGGTGCTGGAGATGGTCGCGTCCATCGCCGGGCACCGGGTCCCTGCGGTGGCGCGCCGGGGTCTGGCCTAGCCACCAGGGGGCTCCGCCCCCTGAACCCCCGCTCGCCCCCACCCGTCTCGCTCGGCCGAGAGGCTGAGGCGGTGGGCTGGGGTGGGTGGGTGTGCGGCGGCAAGGGGGCAGCCGGCCGAGTCGGGTGGTGGGTGGGCATAGGCGAAGCCCCCGGGGCGGTGCAGTGCGCCGGGGACGGTGCATGGCGGTGCACTGCGCCGGGGACGGTGGCGTACCGGGTGAGCCTGAGCCCCGTCGAAGCCCCGCGCTAGCGGGCCGCCTCCTTCGAGACCAGGGCCACCGCCTCGTCGACCTCGTCCGTGACGTGGAAGAGGAGGAGGTCCTTCTCGGCGGCCTTGCCCTGGGCGACCAGGGTGTTCTTCAGCCAGGCCACCAGGCCGCCCCAGTACTCGGTGCCGAAGAGGACGATCGGGAAGCGGGTGACCTTCTGGGTCTGGACCAGGGTCAGGGCCTCGAAGAGTTCGTCCAGGGTGCCCAGGCCGCCCGGCAGGACCACGAAACCTTGCGCGTATTTCACAAACATCATTTTTCGCACAAAGAAGTAGCGGAAGTTCAGGCCGATGTCGACGTAGGGGTTCAGCCCCTGCTCGAAGGGCAGTTCGATACCCAGGCCCACCGAGACGCCGCCCGCCTCGCAGGCGCCCTTGTTGGCGGCCTCCATCGCACCGGGGCCGCCTCCCGTGATCACCGCCCAGCCGGCTTCCACCAGGCCCCGGCCGAGCCGCACCCCCGCGTCGTACTCCGGCGAGTCCACCGGCGTACGCGCCGAGCCGAACACGCTGATGGCAGGCGGGAGTTCGGCCAGCGTGCCGAAGCCCTCGATGAACTCCGACTGGATGCGCAGCACCCGCCAGGGGTCGGTGTGGACCCAGTCCGTGGGGGCTCGCTCGTCCAGCAGACGCTGGTCCGTCGTGCTCGGCGTCACCTGTCCTCGGCGGCGGAGGACCGGCCCCAGACGCTGCTCGTCCGGCGGGATCTTCTTCCCCTCGGGATTCCCGGTAGGCATGTGCGCTCCCTCCGCTTGCGGGTGGTTCCACCTCAGCGTAGATCCACGCCGGTTGCGGAGGGGGGACATGCGCATGTCCGGCACGCGTGCGGCGCACGGGCGGACGGGCCGACGGGCTACGCGGTGAGCCAGGTGCGCAGGCGCTCCTCGCCCGCCAGGATCTTGGCCGTCTCCACCCGCTCGTCGCGCTTGTGGGCCAAGTGCGGGTTGCCCGGGCCGTAGTTGACGGCCGGGATGCCGAGCGCGGAGAAGCGGGAGACGTCCGTCCAGCCGTACTTGGGCCGCGGGGTGCCGCCCACCGCCTCGATGAAGGCCGCCGCGGCCGGGTGGGAGAGGCCGGGCAGCGCGCCGCCGCTGTGGTCGTCGACCACGAACTCCTCCACCCCGCAGTCCGCGAACACCTCGCGGACGTGCGCGATCGCCTCCTGCTCGGTGCGGTCGGGGGCATAGCGGAAGTTGACCGTGACCACGCACTCGTCGGGGATGACGTTGCCGGCCACTCCCCCGCCGATGCGCACCGCGTTCAGGCCCTCGCGATACTCCAGGCCGTCGATCAGCGGCCAGCGCGGCTCGTAGGACGCCAGGCGGGCCAGGATGGGTGCCGCCGCGTGGATGGCGTTGGAGCCCATCCAGGAGCGCGCCGAGTGGGCCCGCTCGCCCCTCGTCTTCAGCAGCATGCGCAGGGTGCCCTGGCAGCCGCCCTCGACCTCGCCGTCGGAGGGCTCCAGCAGGACCGCGAAGTCGCCCTCCAGCCACTGCGGATGGGCCTTGGCGACGTGCCCCAGGCCATTGCGGTCGGCGGCGACCTCCTCGTTGTCGTAGAAGACGAAGGTCAGGTCGCGGTTGGGGACGGGGACCGTGGCCGCGATGCGCAGCTGGACCGCCACGCCCGACTTCATGTCGCAGGTGCCGCAGCCCCACAGCACGCCGTCCTCGTCCAGGCGCGAGGGCACGTTGTCCGCGATCGGGACGGTGTCGATGTGGCCGGCCAGGATCACGCGCTCGGCGCGGCCCAGGTTCGTACGGGCGATCACGTTGTTGCCGTAGCGGTCGACCGTCAGGTGCGGCAGGGCGCGCAGGGCGGTCTCGATCGCGTCCGCGAGCGGCTTCTCGGTGCCGCTCTCGGAGGGGAAGTCCACCAGCTGTGCGGTGAGCGCGGCGGCGTCGAGCGTGAGGTCAAGCGAGGTGTCGGCCATGGCGTCGACCCTAGCGCGGCCCCCCGGCCGGGGCAGTGGTCGCCGGACCCCCCGTGAGGGCCGGGCGGGGCTCCAGTACCTTGTTAGGCGTGTCAGAGCCGTCCCCCACCCGTCCCAAGCGTCGCGGCCGCCTCTTCCGTTTCGCCGCGGCCCTGTTGGTCCTGAGCGGTGTCGCCGCGTACCTCGTGGTGCAGTACGTCACCGGAGGCGGCGGAGCGCGCGGCTGCAAGGTGATCTCGGCCGACGGCGACGGGACGTCGTACGAGTTCACGCCGGAGCAGGCGGTGAACGCGGCGACGATCGCGGCCGTCGGCACCGGGCGCGGGATGCCCGAGCGGGCCGTGACGATCGCGCTGGCGACCGCGCTGCAGGAGTCGGGGCTGCGCAACATCGAGCACGGCGACCGGGACTCGCTGGGCCTGTTCCAGCAGCGGCCCTCGCAGGGCTGGGGCACCGAGCAGCAGATCATGGACCCCGCGTACGCGGCGGGCATCTTCTACGCCCATCTGGCCAAGGTGCCGAACTACACCGATCTGCCGCTGACCAGGGCGGCCCAGGAGGTGCAGCGCAGCGGCTACCCGGAGGCGTACGCCAAGCACGAGCCGGACGCGAAGCTGCTGGCGGCGGCGCTGACCGGACGTGCGGCGGCCACCCTGACCTGT
Above is a genomic segment from Streptomyces fodineus containing:
- a CDS encoding heavy metal transporter, which gives rise to MSEPSPTRPKRRGRLFRFAAALLVLSGVAAYLVVQYVTGGGGARGCKVISADGDGTSYEFTPEQAVNAATIAAVGTGRGMPERAVTIALATALQESGLRNIEHGDRDSLGLFQQRPSQGWGTEQQIMDPAYAAGIFYAHLAKVPNYTDLPLTRAAQEVQRSGYPEAYAKHEPDAKLLAAALTGRAAATLTCDGRTDAAAAATGPDAVRAALVRDFGRDALQETGAQVGGTPVPPPSPSPSVTATAQGRTVTVPVPQGTKIDAIGRGQRQRGWQLAQWAVANSSALHIQRVSYAGREWASGSDGGQWKPAASDGGGAVGTSMGIVRIVAGQ
- the folP gene encoding dihydropteroate synthase, translating into MLRLGRREFGPHEPVIMAIVNRTPDSFYDQGATFRDEPALTRVEQAVAEGAAIIDIGGVKAGPGEEVTAEEEARRTVGFVAEVRRRFPNVIISVDTWRAEVGEAVCEAGADLLNDAWGGVDPGLAEVAARYGVGLVCTHAGGVQPRTRPHRVTYDDVVADILEVTLGLAERAVSLGVPRESVLIDPGHDFGKNTRHSLEATRRLDEMVATGWPVLVSLSNKDFVGETLDRPVKERLIGTLATTAVSAWLGARVYRVHEVAETRQVLEMVASIAGHRVPAVARRGLA
- a CDS encoding DNA-3-methyladenine glycosylase I — protein: MSDGAALAGPDGALRCPWALSTEDYVSYHDEEWGRPVHGDDALFERISLEAFQSGLSWITILRRREGFRAAFAGFRIEKIAVFTDEDRERLLADPGIIRNRAKIDATLANARVLADWAEGELDELIWSHAPDPAGRPAPKTLADVPAVTPESTALSKALKKRGLRFVGPTTAYALMQACGLVNDHLEACVARSGGA
- a CDS encoding DivIVA domain-containing protein, whose translation is MVMFLFLVVALAVVVAAVTLAVVGGGGSGPLPEVAPERLQDPLPPDRPVDRADVESLRFPVAPRGYRMADVDDALGRLAAELAERDARIADLESALAGARAAAAHVHMGKPDHPEDQK
- the dapE gene encoding succinyl-diaminopimelate desuccinylase — protein: MADTSLDLTLDAAALTAQLVDFPSESGTEKPLADAIETALRALPHLTVDRYGNNVIARTNLGRAERVILAGHIDTVPIADNVPSRLDEDGVLWGCGTCDMKSGVAVQLRIAATVPVPNRDLTFVFYDNEEVAADRNGLGHVAKAHPQWLEGDFAVLLEPSDGEVEGGCQGTLRMLLKTRGERAHSARSWMGSNAIHAAAPILARLASYEPRWPLIDGLEYREGLNAVRIGGGVAGNVIPDECVVTVNFRYAPDRTEQEAIAHVREVFADCGVEEFVVDDHSGGALPGLSHPAAAAFIEAVGGTPRPKYGWTDVSRFSALGIPAVNYGPGNPHLAHKRDERVETAKILAGEERLRTWLTA
- a CDS encoding TIGR00730 family Rossman fold protein, whose product is MPTGNPEGKKIPPDEQRLGPVLRRRGQVTPSTTDQRLLDERAPTDWVHTDPWRVLRIQSEFIEGFGTLAELPPAISVFGSARTPVDSPEYDAGVRLGRGLVEAGWAVITGGGPGAMEAANKGACEAGGVSVGLGIELPFEQGLNPYVDIGLNFRYFFVRKMMFVKYAQGFVVLPGGLGTLDELFEALTLVQTQKVTRFPIVLFGTEYWGGLVAWLKNTLVAQGKAAEKDLLLFHVTDEVDEAVALVSKEAAR
- a CDS encoding GNAT family N-acetyltransferase; this encodes MSRTLADILDAAAHGHFPPPDGGTTVVPQPSHRDAGVIAFTAHSVVFTDEDPHWVRSTLASLDCDELAAAMNPRFLAAFLARTGRSTDTIDLLTVASSLPGDPPLDLRELADPDHPRVHSARGRRDDVRVWATDGGVVVLGRGVAGRWETAIDVDEPARHRGLGRALATAARHLIPPGEWLWSQQAAGNARSVRAFQAAGFRPVGAEALLSAR